In Schlegelella aquatica, one DNA window encodes the following:
- a CDS encoding phosphoribosyltransferase — protein MSFADRADAGRQLAARLRTMTLEDPVVLALPRGGVPVACEVARALQAPLDLVLVRKIGAPMQPELAVAAIAEGPEEPVLQIDEATLRISGTPREHVAHEVPVQLKEIERRRALYLRERAPLDLKGRTAVLVDDGIATGTTVRAAIRALRARQPRRIVLAVPVAPPQELPSLRAEVDELVCLQAPEFFGAVGSHYRDFAQTSDEEVVAILDEFGRH, from the coding sequence ATGTCGTTTGCTGATCGGGCCGATGCGGGCAGACAGCTGGCCGCCCGGCTGCGCACGATGACTCTGGAAGACCCGGTCGTGCTGGCGCTGCCGCGCGGGGGCGTGCCGGTGGCCTGCGAGGTGGCCCGGGCCCTCCAGGCCCCGCTGGACCTCGTGCTGGTGCGCAAGATCGGCGCACCGATGCAGCCCGAGCTCGCCGTCGCGGCCATTGCCGAAGGGCCCGAAGAGCCGGTGCTGCAGATCGACGAGGCGACGCTGCGCATCAGCGGCACGCCCAGAGAGCACGTGGCACACGAAGTGCCGGTGCAGCTCAAGGAGATCGAGCGCCGCCGGGCGCTGTACCTGCGCGAGCGGGCGCCGCTCGACCTGAAGGGCCGCACCGCCGTGCTGGTGGACGACGGCATCGCCACGGGGACCACCGTGCGCGCCGCCATCCGCGCCTTGCGGGCGCGGCAGCCGCGGCGCATCGTGCTGGCCGTGCCCGTGGCGCCGCCGCAGGAGCTGCCCTCGCTGCGTGCCGAGGTCGACGAGCTCGTGTGCCTGCAGGCGCCGGAGTTCTTCGGCGCGGTGGGCTCGCACTACCGCGATTTCGCTCAGACCTCCGACGAGGAGGTGGTCGCGATCCTGGACGAGTTCGGCCGGCACTGA